A region of the Candidatus Bathyarchaeota archaeon genome:
TCAGACGAACTCGATGAATTCCTAAAAGTCTGGTGCAACATCTGGTTTAGCAAGTGGAAACAACGCGTAAAGCTGCTTATAGGCAACCAAAACGCCCAGAAATGGAACAAGATGGCAAAAACCATCCAAAACGCCGAACCTATCTGGCGAAAAATCGAGCATAAACAGGAACTACAAGAAATCGTGGTTGCCACACTCATCAAAAACGGCGAAGTCTGCGGCACCGAAATCCTCGCGGAGAACCTCCTCAAGATGGAGCTTGGCGAGAGATACGCCGAAAACCTAAACGATAAAGAACGCCTCTTCATCACCCTTAACAACACGTTGCGTAGGGCACGGGAGATGGCGCAGAGCCGTGGACCCCTGATTTTCGTGAAAATAGACAAAGGCTACTATAATCCAGCAGCCGAGTAACCCCTTTCTTTTCCTTTTTGCTTTTTTGCGAATTCTGTTCCACCAAATTTCTTATAAGGCAAAGTGCTTAACCGTTAACCTAGATAGAGAGGGAACACTTTGCGAAATCAGCCTAAAGACCGCACCGTACTCATAGCTATCGTTATAATCGGCTTAGTCGCCACCCTTGGAATAACCGAACTCTACACACTGGTGATTGTGCCCGCGTTTGCGCCGCCACCAACCCTTGAGCAGCGCTACCAAGCCGCAATCGAAGACGCCATGGTTGCCAGAGAAAGCGAAGTCAGCAGCAACTTAACCCCAATATTAGCCAACAACAGCAACTTGGTCTGGATGGGCGAAGGCGAAAACGCATCTGTGCTTATGGTAACTTGGACCAAATATGTCAGCAGCTACCCCGTGGGCGCAAACATAACTACCAGCTGGGGAGAAACATGGGTGACTGCGGCGCCGCAAATCCAAACCTTCTTTGCCAACAACCCAGCCGACAACGTCACGCTTCGGGCAGCGCAGCTTCTGGGGCTACCCGCCAACACAAGCAACACCTACTTCGTGGAGATGTGGGTTAAACCAGACTTGCTCTTCCGACCCAGCCCCGACTGCGAAATCAACGACACCACCACGCAGCTTTGCTTCCCCGGCACCGCCACCGACGATTACATTGATTGGTTTAACAGCAACATAATCTACTCCTATTACCCCATCCGTTACCCCTGGACGCGCATGGGTTACACCTATGATTGGGGCAGTGACGCCTCGCATGTGGGTCTTAGCGAATTCATCATAAAAGCGAATTCGACGGTTGATGTGAAATCCGTGACGCCTACTGAGCAGTATCTTAAGGCAGCTGTCTAACCGGCAGCTTTTCATTGAAGCCATTTTTTGAGTTTTCTTTGCTTGTCTGCTAAGCTGCCGACAAAACCCTTAAAACTAAACCTGAATAGAAGATTCAGCGATAACATATGACAAAAAGTAAGAGTATAGCGTTAGTTTTAGTTGTCTTGTTGATTGTGTCGTTGGCATTCAACATCTATCAATGGAGCAACAACGCTTCCCTCACAAAGCAAAGCAGCAAACAGGAAATGGCATCCACACTTATTCATGATGCAGCAGCAATCAACGCAGAGCTTCTGCGGCTAGACCGCCTTGTCTCTGAGGCATGCCAAAAACTATCCGCTACAGGACTAACCGGTTCCGCGGCTGAAACAGTGCTAAGCGACCTGTACACGCAGAACCCGCATATAATCGTAAACGCAGCCACGGCAGACGAAAACGACGTTTTATTGGCGGTGCAACCAAGCAACTACAGCGATATAGTGGGTCAAGACATTAAAGATCAAGAGCAGAACGTTGAAATGCACAGAACAATGCGTCCAGCATTAAGCAACCTCATCATGCTGGTCGAGGGGTTCCCCGGCATCGTTTTGGTTTCCCCGATTTTCGACGCAAACAACCAGTTCATCGGCTCCTTAAGCATTGTTTTCCAGCCGCAGGAGCTTATGCACCCCATCGTATCCGCCTCCGCAACTGGCACCTACTACACCATCTACGCATTGCAGAAAAACGGCACGTTGATCTATGATGCTAACGCCAAGACAAGTGGGGAGCAGGGCAAGAATATCTTCACTGACGAGGAATATGCGGGTTACACGGAGCTGCAAACGTTTATTCATCAAGCTGTAGATACGCAATCGGGATATGGCACATACTCTTTCTTTGATGACCTCTCACCTTCAAGGCCATTAATTAGCAAAGAAGGATTCTGGACTACAGTGGGCATCTACAACACTGATTGGCGTTTAGTTATAGCGCAGCCACTAAACCAGTAACCCCTTTTCCCTTAACTTTTCTTTTCAAACCAAAATCTAACCTACATAACACTTAAACCCAAATTTCACTAAACACTAGCTGATAGAAATGGAAAAGTTGAAGGCAGTAACGCTTGCCCTTGTAGCCCTCCTAATCATCTCAATAAGCGCCAACATTTACCAACTAAACACAAACCACCCGGGTGCGCAAAACAGCCCTTCCGCAGTCGCCGGGCAAGAAATGCTCAGCCAGCTCATGCAAACCCAAAACAACATCGACATCAACCTCGCTAAACTCGACGCCGCAATGCAAGTTGCCTGCCAGCAGCTCTCAGCCACTGGACTCAGCGGAAGCCAAGCCCGAGCGGTACTTGACCAACTGGTAGCTAACGACACGCTGATCGTGAACGCCGCAACATGCGACGCAGATGACGTGCTGTTGGCGGTGGAGCCGCAGAGCTACAGCAGCATAGAAGGAGAAGACATCAGCGGTCAAGAACAGAACCTAGCGATGCATCAGACTATGCGCCCCGCTATGAGCAACATGATATCGCTGGTTGAGGGGTTCCCCGGCGTGGTTTTGTCGGCACCGATTTTTGATGCAGACCACAAATTTATGGGTTCACTTAGCATCGTTATCCAGCCCTACCTGCTCATCCGCGGCGCCATCGAATCCCTAGATGAGGCTCCAATGTATTCGATGTGGTCTATGCAGATAAACGGCACCCTCATCTACGACCCAGACCCCACCCAGCAGAGCAAAAACCTCTTCACCGACCCCCTCTACATCGAATACCCCGAGGTCCAGAGCTTCGCGCATCAGGTTGCCCAGCAACGTTGGGGACAGGGGAGCTACCAGTACTACGATAAAGACGTCTCGGACGAATCTAAGCATCTGGTAGAGAAGGAAGCGTACTGGACAACGGTGGGTGCATATGGTACAGAGTGGCGGCTGGTTGTTTGGCGCCCCCTAAACCAATAAAGCTTTTATTCAGAACCCCTCAAAATAAAACATGAGTTGCCATGGCTGACTTAACTGGCTCTCTGACAAGCATCTTTGTGCTGCTGGGCACAGCCTCTTTTATGATTGTGGTTTCCCTCATCGTAACAGGCCTCAAACCCCTCAATGCACCCCTGGCGAAAAAGGCGGTGTTCACCAAAATTATCGTGGGCACTGTACTGGGGCTGCTGGCGATCTTCGGCACACTCATGGGCACCAAACTGGCCGACGGCACCATCATAAACGTGCGTGAACTCGCCGCCATGATCGCAGGCGTCTCAGGGGGACCAGTCGGCGGAACAATCGCGGGTTTAATCGGAGGCTTACACCGCTACACCGTCGGCGGCGCAACTGCTTTGCCATGCACACTATCCACGGTTGCCATCGGAGTGACCGCAGGGTTAGTTTCAACGAGGCTGGCGGGCAAATGGTATCTGGTGAAGGGGGCTGTTTTGGGGTTAGTTTTGGAGTCTGCGGCTATGGGGCTGATTTTGGTTTTGGTGCCCTACGCACAGGCATTGTCCATACTCGAGAAAATCGCGGTTCCCATGATATCCGCCAACACCATCGGGTTGGTTTTCTGGATGTATATGGCGAATCGTTGGAAAAAGCAAAGCTAAAGCTCAAGCAGCAAAGAAAACCAAAAGATAAAACAAACTTTAAAATGGAGATAACGGGCGACTATACGACTCTTTGCCTCTGCAGAGTCTTAGTTCGCCAAGTGTAGCGGCGCATGGTTGCTTGTTCACCAAAGCCGCATGCTGCACAACGGTGATTACGTACATGGTATGCGCGTCTGCCGCAGCGTCGACACATAATGTGGACTGTTTTGCCTTGGCGTTTGCCCATCGATGGAGTGCCTTTTCCCATCTAACTCACCTTGGCGGAGGCGAAATAAGGACTACGTTGTCTCCTCGGACGATTATTAGCCCTAACTTCTTTTGGTCTTCAACGTCAGTTGTGTCTTCTGTTTCTTCGAGAACCAGATTTAAGTGTTGGTCGAAACCCTTTAGTCTGCCTCGGAGGCTTTTCCCGCCTTTTAAGCGTACCAGCACGATTTTGCTGAGGTTTTGTTCAAGGATTTCGGTTGTCATTTCGCTCATATAGGAATCCTCTTGTATCTTTATCTCTTCTATACTTGAAGTCTCCCCATTTAAACCTATCTAACCACGCCGTACAATCGGGCATCTAAGAGCAGCATACCCCCGCAGTTTTCTGCCTGATGGTAGCTTGTACTTATAAGGCTGAAAAACTTTGTTTTGGGACAAGGTGACCCAAGGGATGACTGCACTAATTGATTTCATAATCATATTCGCAACATCCTTTGGATTCAATTTGATTCCGTTTGCAGGCCCCTCAAACCTGCTGATTGCCTCCACAGCCGCGATAGGACTGGCAAACCCTGGCCCCGCAGCCCTATTGACAGTCGCCGTTTTGATAGCGTTAGGCGCAGCTTTGGCTAAAGGAATTCATTATCTGGTGACTTTTTTTGTCAGCGGCAAACTCAGCGAAAAACGAAGGCAGCGCCTCGATGCAGATTCCGCCAAAATCAAGCGGTGGGCGTTTCTGCTTTTGTTTGCTGCCGCCGCAAGCCCGATCCCCGATGAACCCATAGTTATTCCGCTGGGACTCATGAAGTATAGTCCCGCGAAGTTTTTCTGCTCCTACTTCTTGGGGAAGCTTTCTATAGCGCTTGTAGGGGTGTTTTTGGGGGAGATCGCGGGTGACTTCTTGGCTAACTGGTTTAGCCCAACCGAGTCCTTTATCCTCTCCATCGTTGTGTCAATCATCCTAACCATCATCATAACCTATATCATACTAAAAGTTGATCTGGCAAAACTCGCCGAGAAATACCTGCACCGAAAACCTAAACCTCAAGCGACGCAACAAAAACCATAATAGCCCCCAAAGAACCCACATAGACAGAACCAACATGCCCAGACAACGCCGATATCCCTTGAAAACCCGAGAGGCAAAACAGATCATAGAGGAAACACTGCAGAAACTCCATGTGGACCTAGAACTGCTCATGGATGGAAAAGGCAACGTGGAAGTCGCAGAGACAGAAGTAGGCCAGATTTATCTCATAGGCGGAAAACCTTTGCTGCATAAATCCGCAGACAAACTCCTGCCTACGCTGCTCTTTGGCGAATTCGCCGCTAAAGCGCCGCGTATAGTGGTAGATATGGGTGCTGTGCCCTATGTCTGCAAGGGCGCAACCGTTATGGCGCCGGGCGTCGTCCGCGTAGAGGGCGATTTTGCAGCGGGCGATTTGGTGTTGGTTGTGGATGTCAAGTTCGGGAAGGCCCTGGCGGTGGCTGAGGCGTTGGCTGATTCCGAGGCGGCGCGGCAAACTAAGAAAGGCCCTGTTGTTAAGACGCTGCATTTTGTGGGCGACAAAACTTGGGAGTACATAAAAACAATGGGTGAGTAGCAGCGGACTTGTCTGTCTACATCATGGAAGCCGCGGTTTGTGATGTATTGCGTTTCCTGAAATTATCGTTCGCTTGATTTGTGCGGTTGATAAGCATATCGATTTCTTTCATAGCTTCCATGCGTCCGTTGCCCTGGTCCCAGTTGTCGCTTTTGCGGTCATTCACTCGGTCAGCAATGTTATCTGCAATGCAGTCTTCAAAGCCTGCGTTCTTAAGTTCGTCTTTAAGGTCGCCTTTATCAAAGTCTTTCAAACAGTATCACCTCCAAAAAAGCTCTGTTGGCTCGGCGTCACTAGCAGCGATTAAATGTATTAAAAAGATGTGACTACATCAAACCAGTCACAGTACTCGGCTCAATAAAGAAACAAATTATTTAGCTACCCTCC
Encoded here:
- a CDS encoding DUF1947 domain-containing protein, translating into MPRQRRYPLKTREAKQIIEETLQKLHVDLELLMDGKGNVEVAETEVGQIYLIGGKPLLHKSADKLLPTLLFGEFAAKAPRIVVDMGAVPYVCKGATVMAPGVVRVEGDFAAGDLVLVVDVKFGKALAVAEALADSEAARQTKKGPVVKTLHFVGDKTWEYIKTMGE
- a CDS encoding VTT domain-containing protein, whose translation is MTALIDFIIIFATSFGFNLIPFAGPSNLLIASTAAIGLANPGPAALLTVAVLIALGAALAKGIHYLVTFFVSGKLSEKRRQRLDADSAKIKRWAFLLLFAAAASPIPDEPIVIPLGLMKYSPAKFFCSYFLGKLSIALVGVFLGEIAGDFLANWFSPTESFILSIVVSIILTIIITYIILKVDLAKLAEKYLHRKPKPQATQQKP
- a CDS encoding LSm family protein is translated as MSEMTTEILEQNLSKIVLVRLKGGKSLRGRLKGFDQHLNLVLEETEDTTDVEDQKKLGLIIVRGDNVVLISPPPR
- a CDS encoding PDC sensor domain-containing protein; this translates as MTKSKSIALVLVVLLIVSLAFNIYQWSNNASLTKQSSKQEMASTLIHDAAAINAELLRLDRLVSEACQKLSATGLTGSAAETVLSDLYTQNPHIIVNAATADENDVLLAVQPSNYSDIVGQDIKDQEQNVEMHRTMRPALSNLIMLVEGFPGIVLVSPIFDANNQFIGSLSIVFQPQELMHPIVSASATGTYYTIYALQKNGTLIYDANAKTSGEQGKNIFTDEEYAGYTELQTFIHQAVDTQSGYGTYSFFDDLSPSRPLISKEGFWTTVGIYNTDWRLVIAQPLNQ
- a CDS encoding PDC sensor domain-containing protein → MEKLKAVTLALVALLIISISANIYQLNTNHPGAQNSPSAVAGQEMLSQLMQTQNNIDINLAKLDAAMQVACQQLSATGLSGSQARAVLDQLVANDTLIVNAATCDADDVLLAVEPQSYSSIEGEDISGQEQNLAMHQTMRPAMSNMISLVEGFPGVVLSAPIFDADHKFMGSLSIVIQPYLLIRGAIESLDEAPMYSMWSMQINGTLIYDPDPTQQSKNLFTDPLYIEYPEVQSFAHQVAQQRWGQGSYQYYDKDVSDESKHLVEKEAYWTTVGAYGTEWRLVVWRPLNQ
- a CDS encoding 50S ribosomal protein L37e, which codes for MGKGTPSMGKRQGKTVHIMCRRCGRRAYHVRNHRCAACGFGEQATMRRYTWRTKTLQRQRVV